In the genome of Leishmania braziliensis MHOM/BR/75/M2904 contig, possible fusion of chromosomes 20 and 34, one region contains:
- the REH2 gene encoding RNA editing associated helicase 2,putative;with=GeneDB:Tb927.4.1500, whose amino-acid sequence MGAAGCTGAPTWLWAHGLSNTAKEAELLAAMHAEQMADLLGYHVFTLPSKQHKHAETARAAGRYASSPKDKDSGPSTEKRMAQWPLPLRRILTDEETEGGEWHLVNTAPSLRHYISSEHTLLSPCLLDPKSRLRIEALFARAPRGCPSFAQQLSVERVRTLTASSAADGGEEAMVARLVLPSQVTGIANPSTDLVASGKAMERATAVILACMHAELLLDAVGVTIFDDLAMQKAHAMAAWSYGRPAPLPGMRPKNPLHVHLPQPLKELVVRTAGNGRARTSSRSAEEDWFHRHNVVTEQSGSFVETVVAESTAVEDITAFLHTRGAMRAAAPFLQVAIGARVKSTVLLPLPDLYGIRGGVGIASNAQDANTLAAMHALDVLCMLRVPVKAETAMDIAWKRARRERVPDVPCESADVSTPSPPARRCTAKKLIKQVAVVAAALSEDFASVGEEQTKSCNTVSTPTPSRCRAVKRARLATEASAPDDDLSKAEAKATLDSTPPKVPVYGTAKMADEERLSAVRAVVLKEFWDMEPDTPDGYIMVAPGVPEGSAVAAYAITSPRRMDKSAKRRVLDYLSTVGRRLDDVIVVRQALSEDETEGRPRHRCALKVPLPAVCGEARLALGEADTIADAENVACMHAELILDALGVCLYTDLVKQKRHAEACAQWGRWAPSGPGEEQPSSTSSPPPLRREHPGSLHWERQKEQNKRRGHSLGKTQGVTKQWLAEEGDREKTARLRESAETAKTDAPTSEAAVVDAEAFEYVVESQLDTVSKYRVQYYLRYENLKATPVTFTSNMGHSVLLHVATWSLPMPARYGSESVEQKRLEYIVKGAASTRRDAELLSWMHAERMLDFLGIPLFPNLPKLQAYHAKRAQVEGRVAPALITGTTAPLPHPSEVPLKPLRLRMKRFNIDLTAPLPPCPSTDTEDGSYVTPGAWEAYVEACAAYVLAKQMAIKNCFYEEQRVPRTGDVVIDAALAEAEAKPVDPDARLRLAAYCLTTLKRFVPRYDSYLVGPMHHRITYATIPLPGFEYLLGRGVGHNKVVAQRRAAMHALAILRRVDESYDDKFPAVAAYVQKVNSDKKWKEDTQAVADGEFDLDTFSTLPLINADAESSLTKQEKHHLSRFSSLFVTQAAWYSKQHVFTVDGKKRAVCLYTVCFDLPPPEEHLLVRLLPREESEMAFTKPPSAGNLKLEMESVVATHPEANRVKTGAIFSARVSIVDEDGQKMTASCSGGGTRDNILSAYEKLFLMMEGQVPAMKLIVDLLKLNPYLLPELIPSLTIPDAVQQRMQACLQNQQDLSAAMPCSGGTASLTSHRKSLNESNERLTGGGGESCSTRTQQAADKETEESARLLEQLQRRITNPVYLEKFATRRAELSIAEHKHEILEAIRNNPVTIICGTTGCGKTTQVPQYILDEETLKGNGGRCSIIVTQPRRLSAVSIAQRVAAERLEPLEESTGYIIRFDARKGRHITFATSGLLLRVMQTDTLLDDYTHVIIDEIHERDMNSDFILMLLRQVLEKRRDIRIVLMSATLHAADFQAYFGGAPLIQVEGHVFPVKEYFLEDLVPFAREHNCFTPLLKEAACVAESSEHKGCNASAQPDIGVTHAPIVVSGEDCATACIPRSRYGFLEASTPVDYPTIQFAIEQALRMIDITDSSILVFLSGWDEIHKARDVLERNTSYYVLPLHSAVSAESQLKCFLPPPPGKIKIILSTNIAESGVTIDDVGVVIDTGRMKQLGYATRIRTLVPKSDPQGYDSNRVEDTPTVVSPSLVPEEAQGKFSRLMSTYASRANCVQRRGRVGRTRPGLCIRLFSREHFRSLHEFQTPELLRTPLDKLCLTILKLEVGAPQQFLRTAMEPPLESEVDCAMKRLYDLGATDEGGQLTPLGHRLAKLPVEPTIGKTILLGAAFRCLDTALTIAATTEKGVFTRSFDARVSSRLHREDLSCNTLSDILASVNGYNYWVSLLRERAHGQVAEQIRARQLSVPALMQATQLKRQYCNLLVDDNFIGEESRVPTSMHRRGFTSEDIVFIESSEHSRNSMDVGLSKCLLCSNALPKVAMVTGPQVLRTFFENYIAIMNDSVLKMSKLTQESNPFVIYDGLMKIPEKETLMAHHLTSVSLWSVLLMSTRATRTDYHHELKLGVVSGWIFFRSSYSTIELVRQFKALLDRRLSHKFDDPKDAVNNARLDELCEIVQELANMRYHPNRLQPQSVMWGEQGKMISPDSNVDDDAVKETSETELESSKASDVVK is encoded by the coding sequence ATGGGTGCGGCTGGCTGCACGGGCGCCCCAACGTGGCTCTGGGCACACGGGCTGTCCAACACAGCGAAAGAGGCGGAGTTGCTAGCCGCCATGCATGCAGAGCAGATGGCGGACCTGCTAGGATACCACGTCTTCACCCTCCCATCAAAGCAGCACAAGCACGCTGAGACAGCTCGCGCGGCAGGCCGTTACGCGTCCTCGCCGAAGGATAAGGATAGTGGCCCTTCGACAGAGAAGCGTATGGCGCAGTGGCCCTTGCCCTTGAGGCGCATCCTGACAGACGAGGAGACGGAGGGCGGGGAATGGCATCTTGTGAACACCGCGCCCTCCCTTCGACACTACATCTCTTCGGAACATACATTGCTTTCGCCGTGCCTGCTGGATCCCAAGTCGAGACTCAGGATCGAGGCTCTCTTCGCACGTGCTCCTCGTGGCTGCCCTTCGTTTGCGCAACAGTTGAGTGTGGAAAGGGTGCGCACGCTGACGgcgagcagcgcggcagacggcggcgaagaggcgatggtggcgcGACTCGTTTTGCCATCGCAGGTGACGGGTATCGCGAACCCCTCGACGGACCTCGTCGCCTCTGGAAAGGCGATGGAGCGAGCAACAGCGGTGATTCTGGCCTGCATGCATGCAGAGCTTCTGCTGGATGCTGTGGGTGTCACTATATTCGACGACCTGGCGATGCAGAAGGCCCATGCCATGGCAGCGTGGAGCTATGGACGCCCTGCTCCACTACCAGGCATGAGGCCGAAGAATCCATTACACGTGCACCTTCCACAGCCGCTGAAGGAGCTCGTCGTGAGGACAGCAGGGAACGGTCGCGCTCGCACGTCGTCGAGATCGGCTGAAGAGGACTGGTTTCACAGGCATAACGTTGTCACTGAGCAAAGTGGGAGCTTCGTAGAAACCGTTGTGGCCGAGTCTACTGCGGTGGAGGACATTACTGCGTTTCTTCACACTCGTGGTGCCATGCGGGCCGCCGCCCCATTTCTGCAGGTAGCAATCGGTGCTCGAGTCAAGTCCACAGTGTTGCTGCCCTTGCCGGATCTCTATGGCAttcgcggcggcgtgggAATCGCATCGAATGCGCAGGACGCTAACACTCTTGCAGCTATGCATGCGTTGGATGTGCTGTGCATGCTCCGTGTCCCTGTAAAAGCTGAGACAGCGATGGACATCGCATGGAAACGTGCTCGCCGTGAGCGCGTTCCAGACGTTCCCTGCGAATCGGCGGACGTCTCCACGCCAAGTCCTCCAgcacgccgctgcaccgccaagAAGCTGATCAAACAGGTCGCTGTAGTTGCAGCGGCCTTGTCCGAGGATTTTGCGTCTGTGGGCGAAGAGCAGACAAAATCTTGCAACACCGtcagcacacccacaccgTCGCGGTGCCGTGCGGTGAAGCGCGCGCGACTTGCTACGGAGGCATCTGCACCAGACGATGATCTCTcgaaggcggaggcgaaAGCGACGTTGGACTCGACTCCGCCGAAAGTGCCCGTCTACGGGACAGCAAAAATGGCGGACGAGGAACGGCTGTCCGCCGTGCGGGCTGTGGTGCTGAAAGAGTTCTGGGACATGGAGCCAGACACCCCTGACGGGTACATTATGGTTGCCCCGGGTGTGCCGGAAGGATCTGCGGTAGCTGCGTATGCGATTACATCCCCGCGCAGGATGGACAAGTCGGCCAAGAGGCGCGTGCTAGACTATTTGTCAACCGTCGGCCGTCGCCTCGACGATGTCATCGTCGTCCGGCAAGCCCTCAGCGAGGACGAGACGGAGGGTCGACCGCGGCATCGATGTGCGCTGAAAGTCCCGCTGCCGGCCGTTTGCGGGGAAGCGCGACTCGCGCTAGGCGAGGCCGACACAATCGCCGACGCCGAAAACGTTGCCTGTATGCACGCGGAGCTCATTCTCGATGCACTCGGAGTTTGCCTCTACACCGACCTCGTCAAGCAAAAGCGGCATGCTGAAGCGTGCGCGCAATGGGGTCGTTGGGCACCATCGGGTCCTGGCGAGGAGCAGCCGAGCAGCACATCatccccgccgccgctgcgccgcgagcaccctGGCTCACTGCACTGGGAGCGCCAGAAAGAGCAGAACAAGCGACGAGGCCACAGTCTCGGTAAGACACAAGGGGTAACAAAACAGTGGCTTGCCGAGGAAGGGGACCGCGAGAAGACCGCGCGTCTCCGAGAGTCTGCAGAGACAGCAAAGACGGACGCACCCACGtcagaggcggcggtggtggacgCTGAGGCGTTTGAGTACGTGGTGGAATCGCAACTTGACACGGTCAGCAAGTACCGTGTGCAATACTACTTGAGGTACGAAAACCTTAAAGCGACACCGGTCACATTCACATCCAACATGGGGCACAGTGTGCTCTTGCATGTAGCGACTTGGTCTCTTCCGATGCCTGCCCGCTACGGCAGTGAGTCTGTGGAGCAGAAGCGCCTCGAGTACATTGTCAAGGGTGCTGCCTCGACCCGGAGAgatgcggagctgctgtcgTGGATGCATGCAGAGCGCATGCTGGACTTTCTCGgcatccctctcttccccaaCCTGCCCAAGCTGCAGGCTTATCACGCCAAACGTGCACAAGTGGAGGGAAGGGTTGCCCCAGCTCTCATCACGGGCAcaacggcaccgctgcctcacCCCAGCGAAGTACCTTTGAAGCCACTGCGACTGCGCATGAAGCGCTTTAACATTGATCTGACGgctccgctgccgccgtgtcCATCGACGGACACCGAAGACGGCTCTTACGTGACCCCAGGTGCGTGGGAAGCATACGTGGAGGCGTGTGCTGCGTACGTGCTTGCGAAGCAGATGGCGATCAAGAACTGCTTCtacgaggagcagcgggtACCGCGGACAGGAGACGTGGTGATCGATGCCGCcctcgcggaggcggaggcaaaGCCCGTGGATCCAGATGCCAGATTGCGCCTCGCTGCGTACTGCCTCACAACGCTCAAGAGATTCGTCCCACGGTACGACTCATATCTGGTCGGCCCCATGCATCACCGCATCACCTACGCTACTATTCCACTCCCTGGCTTTGAGTACCTACTAGGCCGTGGTGTGGGACACAACAAGGTGGTGGCCCAGCGACGAGCCGCCATGCATGCCTTGGCCATTCTGCGGCGCGTCGACGAGTCCTATGACGACAAGTTTCCTGCTGTCGCGGCGTATGTGCAGAAGGTGAACAGCGACAAGAAGTGGAAGGAGGATACTCAAGCGGTCGCTGACGGCGAGTTTGACCTCGACACCTTCAGCACTCTACCCCTCATCAACGCGGACGCCGAAAGCTCGCTGACAAAGCAAGAAAAGCACCACCTCAGCCGTTTTAGCTCTCTCTTCGTTACTCAGGCGGCTTGGTATTCCAAACAACATGTATTCACCGTAGACGGCAAAAAGCGTGCTGTTTGCCTCTACACAGTGTGCTTTGACTTGCCGCCACCCGAGGAGCATCTGCTTGTACGTTTGCTTccgagggaagagagcgagatggCGTTCACAAAGCCTCCCTCTGCAGGTAATCTTAAGCTCGAGATGGAAAGCGTTGTGGCGACGCATCCAGAGGCGAATCGCGTGAAAACGGGGGCCATTTTTTCCGCGCGTGTCTCCATCGTCGATGAGGATGGTCAGAAAATGACAGccagctgcagtggtggtggaacCAGGGACAACATCCTCAGCGCGTACGAGAAGCTGTTCTTGATGATGGAAGGACAGGTGCCGGCCATGAAGCTCATTGTCGATTTGCTAAAGCTGAACCCGTACCTTCTGCCAGAACTAATTCCGTCGCTGACGATTCCTgatgcggtgcagcagcgaatGCAGGCGTGCCTGCAGAACCAACAAGACTTGTCCGCAGCAATGCCGTGCTCTGGGGGCACGGCGTCACTGACAAGCCACCGAAAAAGCCTCAATGAGAGCAATGAGAGGCTaactggcggtggcggggagAGCTGCTCTACTAGAACGCAGCAGGCCGCCGAcaaggagacggaggagtCTGCTCGCCTTCTTGAACAACTACAGCGGCGCATCACAAACCCCGTATACCTGGAGAAGTTTGCGACCAGGCGTGCCGAGCTGAGCATTGCCGAACACAAGCATGAGATTCTCGAGGCCATCCGCAACAACCCCGTCACCATCATCTGCGGAACGACGGGCTGTGGCAAGACGACACAGGTTCCTCAGTACATCCTCGACGAGGAGACCTTGAAGGGTAACGGGGGGCGGTGCTCCATCATCGTTACGCAGCCGCGGCGACTCAGTGCAGTTTCTATTGCGCAGCGCGTcgcggcggagcggctggagcCGCTTGAGGAGTCCACAGGGTACATTATCCGCTTTGACGCACGCAAGGGCCGACACATCACGTTCGCCACATCCGGCCTGCTTCTTCGCGTGATGCAGACGGACACGCTGCTTGACGACTACACTCACGTCATCATCGACGAAATTCACGAGCGCGACATGAACTCCGACTTCATCCTGATGCTACTGCGGCAAGTGCTGGAGAAGCGGCGCGACATCCGAATTGTTCTGATGAGCGCTACCCTGCATGCCGCTGACTTCCAGGCATACTTTGGCGGCGCCCCGCTCATTCAAGTCGAGGGGCATGTCTTTCCGGTTAAGGAGTACTTCTTGGAAGACCTTGTGCCGTTCGCGCGCGAGCATAACTGCTTCACGCCCCTCCTGAAGGAGGCGGCCTGCGTTGCGGAAAGTAGTGAGCACAAAGGATGCAACGCCTCCGCGCAGCCAGATATTGGTGTCACGCATGCCCCCATCGTGGTGTCGGGTGAGGACTGCGCGACGGCCTGCATCCCTCGATCGCGCTACGGCTTCCTCGAAGCATCGACGCCGGTCGACTACCCTACCATCCAGTTCGCCATTGAGCAGGCGCTCCGCATGATTGACATCACTGATTCTTCCATCCTCGTGTTTCTGTCGGGGTGGGACGAGATCCATAAGGCGCGAGATGTGCTGGAGCGCAACACGTCGTACTATGTTTTGCCGCTACACTCTGCGGTGTCGGCTGAGTCGCAGCTGAAGTGTTtcttgccaccaccacccggCAAAATAAAGATCATTCTCTCCACCAACATCGCTGAAAGCGGCGTGACAATCGACGACGTTGGCGTCGTGATCGACACGGGCCGGATGAAGCAGCTGGGGTACGCCACGCGCATACGCACGTTGGTTCCAAAAAGTGACCCACAGGGCTACGATTCGAACCGTGTCGAAGACACTCCGACCGTGGTATCACCATCTCTGGTGCCAGAGGAAGCACAGGGAAAATTTTCGCGCTTGATGAGCACCTACGCCAGTCGGGCAAACTGCGTAcagcgccgcggtcgtgTCGGTCGCACACGCCCTGGCCTTTGCATTCGTCTTTTCTCGCGCGAACACTTCCGCAGTTTGCACGAGTTCCAAACGCCGGAGCTTCTACGCACACCCCTGGACAAGCTCTGCCTCACCATCTTGAAGCTCGAGGTCGGTGCTCCTCAGCAGTTTCTGAGGACGGCGATGGAACCACCGCTCGAGTCGGAGGTGGATTGCGCCATGAAACGACTATACGACCTCGGCGCAACCGACGAGGGCGGTCAGCTCACTCCGCTAGGGCACCGCCTCGCGAAGCTCCCAGTCGAACCGACAATCGGCAAGACTATTCTGCTCGGCGCCGCATTCCGGTGCCTCGACACGGCCCTCACCATCGCCGCGACAACCGAAAAGGGCGTCTTCACTCGCTCGTTTGATGCGCGCGTCTCATCGCGCCTCCACCGCGAGGATCTTTCGTGTAACACCCTCTCAGACATCCTTGCCTCCGTGAACGGATACAATTATTGGGTGTCGCTGCTTCGTGAACGGGCGCACGGACAGGTTGCGGAGCAGATCAGGGCGCGTCAGCTGAGCGTCCCGGCGCTCATGCAGGCCACTCAGCTGAAGCGGCAGTACTGCAACCTGCTCGTGGATGACAACTTCATCGGTGAGGAGTCAAGGGTGCCGACGTCGATGCACCGGCGTGGATTCACCAGTGAGGACATTGTGTTCATCGAGTCCTCTGAGCATTCGCGCAATTCGATGGATGTTGGTTTGTCGAAGTGTCTGCTCTGTTCGAACGCGCTTCCTAAAGTCGCGATGGTTACGGGACCACAAGTGTTGCGCACCTTCTTTGAGAACTACATTGCGATCATGAACGACAGTGTACTGAAGATGAGCAAACTGACCCAGGAGTCGAATCCTTTTGTAATCTACGATGGACTCATGAAAATACCGGAGAAGGAGACGCTCATGGCTCATCATTTAACCTCCGTCTCCCTCTGGTCTGTGCTGCTGATGAGCACGCGTGCCACCCGAACGGACTACCATCACGAGCTCAAGCTTGGCGTTGTGAGCGGCTGGATCTTTTTCCGTTCGAGCTACTCCACGATTGAGCTTGTGCGGCAGTTCAAGGCGCTTCTCGACCGCCGCCTTTCTCACAAGTTTGACGATCCGAAAGACGCGGTGAACAATGCCCGGCTGGACGAACTGTGCGAGATTGTACAAGAGCTTGCAAACATGCGCTACCACCCGAATCGCCTGCAGCCCCAGTCTGTGATGTGGGGTGAACAGGGGAAAATGATCTCGCCCGACAGCAACGTCGACGACGATGCAGTAAAGGAGACGAGCGAAACGGAGCTTGAAAGCTCTAAGGCGAGCGACGTAGTCAAGTAA